From the Desulfomonilaceae bacterium genome, one window contains:
- the pgl gene encoding 6-phosphogluconolactonase: MKIKVFADEYSVAQEAAAIIAAEAREAVADRGRFVMALSGGRTPWAMLRSLIALDVPWERVLLAQVDERVAPVGDPLRNLTHISEILLQNHRIDPKQVYAMPVEEEDLSSAASRYATILREIAGAPPVLDLVHLGLGPDGHTASLLPEDPVLEITGEDVALTGLYQGTRRMTLTYPIINRSRMILWLVTGGEKTEVVERLWNGDQSIPCGRIRRDNSLILADTAAAGQLG, from the coding sequence ATGAAGATCAAAGTTTTTGCCGACGAATATTCGGTCGCCCAAGAAGCCGCCGCTATTATCGCAGCGGAGGCCAGGGAGGCGGTCGCCGACCGCGGAAGATTCGTTATGGCGCTCAGTGGTGGTCGCACTCCGTGGGCAATGCTACGGTCTCTGATAGCTCTTGATGTCCCATGGGAACGCGTGCTGCTGGCTCAAGTGGACGAACGGGTGGCTCCCGTAGGCGACCCGCTCCGAAATCTTACTCACATCAGTGAAATCCTCCTGCAAAACCATAGAATCGACCCAAAGCAGGTCTATGCGATGCCGGTGGAGGAAGAAGACCTATCTTCCGCCGCTAGCCGTTACGCGACAATTCTGCGAGAGATAGCCGGGGCGCCGCCCGTGCTTGACCTGGTCCACCTTGGACTAGGACCGGACGGACATACCGCTTCGTTGCTGCCCGAAGACCCCGTTCTTGAAATCACCGGAGAGGATGTCGCTTTGACCGGCCTTTATCAGGGTACACGTCGAATGACATTGACGTATCCGATCATTAATCGTTCCCGGATGATTCTGTGGTTGGTGACAGGGGGAGAGAAGACTGAAGTAGTTGAGCGACTTTGGAATGGCGATCAATCAATTCCATGTGGCCGAATCCGGAGGGACAATTCTCTGATCCTGGCCGACACTGCAGCGGCTGGACAATTGGGGTGA
- a CDS encoding acetate--CoA ligase family protein, with translation MNKIFNPSSVVVIGVSSDPRNLGKEIARNLFEFRYTGVIHFVGLDEGVLFGRRIHKSLDEIDEPIDLAIILTPARTVPDLLEKCGKKGITRAIVESGGFGEFGGQGAELSGTLKEIAARYGIRFIGPNCIGIMNASNGLTTPFARLHNTFRAGEVGIIAQSGGVALSFLNMFDSEQLGFSKFASIGNKLNIDENDLLEYYIEDPETSVICMYLESIPDGRRFMELARKSSKPIAVHKANIGGFSQTIAQSHTDALANDDKVVDTALTQSGMIRFRDMRDCVDFVKILKVPPMKGRNLAIISRSGGHAVIAADAAFTYGFNLPPFNEDFLDQIRQKVRANVIKLANPLDLGDLFDFEVYVQIVEHTLQQPNVDGILLLQTYFAMVEGEASRKLLRSAASLSTEYQKPVALCVSTEQVEISRLLKDFDFPIFISPERAVSALDTSIRFENRRELIKQESSEPTKPVEMDRSAIARIIDKSISEGRSPLLHEALDILRFTNLNIPDYTVIKPTQDILARPPDFPGPYAVKVIAREISHKSDRNGVTLGLKDLNQVRSALDNMWGRFIPETDLGLYGCLIQQMARREAGTYELIVGGKRDPQFGPLVLVGYGGVLVEVFAKASLRIAPPSSREIDEMIDELPGSEIFKGVRGRAPIDRDSLRKTISAVSTLMVEFPAIDQIDVNPVWVSPSGATAIDARIFLKV, from the coding sequence TTGAACAAAATATTTAATCCATCTTCGGTTGTTGTCATCGGCGTTTCAAGCGATCCTAGAAACCTTGGGAAAGAAATAGCCCGGAACCTGTTTGAGTTCCGATACACTGGCGTAATTCACTTCGTGGGATTGGATGAAGGTGTGCTTTTTGGCCGAAGGATACACAAATCCTTGGACGAAATAGACGAACCGATTGATCTGGCCATAATCCTTACTCCCGCGCGAACGGTCCCGGACCTGTTAGAAAAGTGCGGAAAGAAAGGGATAACGAGGGCAATCGTAGAAAGTGGCGGTTTTGGTGAATTTGGAGGCCAGGGCGCTGAATTGAGTGGAACCCTGAAAGAAATCGCAGCCAGGTACGGCATAAGATTTATAGGTCCCAATTGCATAGGGATCATGAACGCCTCCAATGGCCTGACAACCCCTTTCGCCAGGCTCCATAATACATTCAGAGCCGGTGAGGTCGGAATTATAGCCCAAAGCGGGGGAGTGGCGTTATCCTTCCTTAACATGTTCGACAGCGAGCAGCTCGGTTTCAGCAAGTTCGCTTCAATAGGAAACAAGCTCAACATAGATGAGAATGATCTCCTGGAGTATTATATTGAAGATCCTGAAACATCTGTAATCTGTATGTATCTCGAATCAATTCCCGATGGTAGAAGATTTATGGAACTGGCAAGGAAATCCTCCAAGCCGATAGCCGTCCACAAAGCCAACATAGGCGGATTCAGCCAAACTATTGCGCAGTCTCATACAGATGCCCTGGCCAATGATGACAAAGTCGTTGACACGGCCTTGACCCAATCGGGCATGATACGGTTTCGCGACATGCGCGACTGTGTAGATTTTGTGAAGATATTAAAAGTACCCCCAATGAAGGGCCGCAACCTGGCAATAATTTCCAGGTCGGGCGGTCATGCTGTTATCGCAGCGGACGCTGCCTTCACATATGGGTTCAATTTGCCGCCTTTTAATGAAGATTTTCTGGACCAGATTAGACAGAAAGTCAGGGCAAATGTGATCAAACTGGCTAATCCCCTGGACCTCGGTGATTTGTTTGATTTTGAGGTTTATGTTCAGATCGTCGAACATACACTGCAACAACCAAATGTTGATGGAATCCTGTTGTTGCAAACGTATTTCGCCATGGTTGAGGGAGAAGCCTCACGGAAATTGCTGCGTTCTGCCGCATCCTTGTCCACAGAGTATCAAAAACCGGTGGCACTGTGTGTCTCTACTGAACAGGTGGAAATATCCCGTCTGCTCAAAGACTTTGATTTCCCGATATTTATATCTCCCGAAAGAGCTGTCAGCGCTCTAGACACCTCAATCAGATTTGAGAATCGCCGCGAATTGATAAAACAGGAAAGCTCCGAGCCGACCAAGCCTGTGGAAATGGATAGATCAGCCATCGCGAGAATTATTGACAAATCAATTTCTGAAGGTCGTTCGCCTCTGTTGCATGAAGCCCTTGACATACTCAGGTTTACTAACCTTAACATTCCCGATTACACGGTAATCAAACCAACCCAGGACATTTTAGCCAGACCTCCTGATTTTCCAGGCCCATACGCCGTCAAAGTCATCGCTCGGGAGATATCACACAAGTCGGATAGAAACGGGGTAACACTGGGGTTAAAAGACCTGAATCAAGTCAGATCAGCCTTGGACAACATGTGGGGACGGTTCATTCCGGAAACGGACCTTGGCCTTTACGGATGTCTCATTCAACAAATGGCTCGGCGCGAAGCAGGAACATACGAACTGATTGTTGGAGGAAAACGCGATCCTCAATTTGGACCTCTTGTGCTAGTGGGTTACGGTGGTGTACTAGTGGAAGTTTTCGCAAAAGCCTCCCTTCGAATAGCGCCCCCATCTTCGCGGGAAATAGATGAGATGATTGATGAACTTCCTGGATCGGAGATTTTCAAGGGTGTCCGAGGTAGGGCTCCTATCGATAGGGATAGCCTACGCAAGACAATTTCAGCCGTGTCGACTTTGATGGTCGAGTTCCCAGCCATAGACCAGATAGATGTTAACCCTGTGTGGGTTTCACCTTCAGGAGCGACAGCGATTGACGCGAGGATATTCCTGAAAGTCTAG
- a CDS encoding DMT family transporter produces MFKQHYRFIKGYSLVLAATAIWSGNFIVARILSNSVPPVTIFIFRSLIAITILAPFVAGHLRQEFPAIRKHLGYLALTAFLGLTICNTVVYIAAATTKALNLTLIAISSPVFTIIFARIFLHDTLTLRRVIGLVAATAGVVLLITSGQISHLANLTFSEGDLWMLGQASSFALYTILVRMKPGELSPLTFLFSLFIIGMLFLLPLFLWKLPETEAVHFTPAILGAILYLGVGPSLLAYLCWNESVAIIGPARASFVYYCLPLFSGVEGLLLLGEQVTAIHVFSGVMILAGVIFATSE; encoded by the coding sequence TTGTTTAAACAACATTACAGATTCATCAAGGGATATTCGCTGGTTCTGGCGGCCACGGCAATTTGGTCCGGGAATTTCATTGTAGCCAGGATACTTTCGAATTCAGTTCCGCCGGTTACCATTTTTATTTTCCGTTCGTTGATAGCGATTACTATTCTTGCGCCTTTTGTGGCAGGCCATTTACGCCAAGAGTTTCCAGCAATTCGCAAGCATCTCGGCTATCTTGCCCTTACAGCTTTTCTTGGGTTGACGATCTGCAACACCGTTGTATACATAGCCGCGGCTACCACCAAAGCCTTGAATCTGACTCTGATAGCAATCAGTTCCCCCGTCTTTACAATCATTTTTGCTCGAATCTTCCTGCACGACACTCTGACTCTTCGTAGGGTAATAGGTCTAGTAGCGGCTACCGCCGGAGTTGTGTTGCTCATCACCAGTGGTCAGATCTCACATTTGGCGAATTTGACGTTTTCTGAGGGTGATTTGTGGATGCTTGGACAGGCTTCGTCTTTTGCCCTTTACACCATTTTGGTCAGGATGAAACCTGGTGAACTCAGTCCGCTCACATTTCTATTTTCTCTATTCATTATAGGCATGCTTTTTTTATTGCCATTGTTCCTGTGGAAACTACCTGAAACAGAGGCGGTCCACTTTACCCCGGCCATCTTGGGGGCGATTCTCTATTTGGGTGTCGGTCCATCATTGTTAGCCTACCTGTGCTGGAATGAATCGGTCGCAATCATTGGTCCCGCCCGCGCGTCATTTGTCTATTACTGTCTGCCGCTCTTTAGCGGTGTTGAGGGTCTGTTATTGCTGGGTGAACAGGTAACGGCCATTCATGTGTTCAGTGGTGTGATGATTTTAGCCGGCGTCATATTTGCAACATCAGAATAA
- the pgi gene encoding glucose-6-phosphate isomerase — MTSKVAPLTELPAWTALAAHYERIRKLSLRKLFEDDHKRGERFTLEDVGIYLDYSKNLITEETLKLLIQLAEESGLSDRIAGMFRGDRINVTENRAVLHVALRAPRDATILVDGVNVVPEVHAVLDKMTQFCARVRSGEWKGHTGKRIANIINIGIGGSDLGPVMAYEALKHYSDRSMTFRFVSNIDGTDFREAVQDLDPSETLFIISSKTFTTLETMTNAHTARSWLVAGLGGDQKSVAKHFVAVSTNAKAVTKFGIDTANMFGFWDWVGGRYSMDSAIGLSTMLSIGPDDFSEMLAGFHEMDEHFRRTAFERNLPALMGLLAIWRNNFCNARTVAVLPYEQYLSRFPAYLQQLTMESNGKHVTIEGTNVTYQTGPVYWGEPGTNGQHSFYQLIHQGTEMIPCDFIAFGRSINPVGRHHDMLLANVFAQAEALAFGKTLEEVKAEGTPDWLAPHRVFEGNRQSNTILAEQLTPKTLGRLVALYEHSVFTQGVIWNINSFDQWGVELGKALAERIIPELELSEEPVLIHDGSTNGLIRRYRKMRATT; from the coding sequence ATGACCTCGAAAGTAGCGCCACTTACTGAACTACCAGCATGGACGGCTCTGGCAGCCCACTATGAGCGAATCAGGAAACTGAGTCTCCGAAAGCTATTCGAGGACGACCATAAACGGGGCGAGCGCTTCACATTGGAGGATGTGGGGATTTATCTCGATTATTCCAAAAATCTGATAACTGAAGAAACCTTGAAACTCCTGATTCAGCTTGCGGAGGAATCGGGGCTAAGCGATCGGATAGCTGGCATGTTTCGCGGAGACAGGATCAATGTTACCGAAAACCGGGCCGTTTTGCACGTAGCCCTACGCGCTCCGAGGGACGCGACCATCCTTGTGGACGGAGTGAACGTAGTACCTGAAGTCCACGCGGTTCTCGACAAGATGACTCAATTCTGCGCCCGCGTCCGAAGCGGAGAATGGAAAGGCCACACGGGCAAGCGCATTGCCAATATCATCAACATTGGTATCGGGGGCTCCGATCTGGGGCCAGTGATGGCTTACGAGGCTCTCAAACATTATAGTGATCGCTCTATGACCTTTCGGTTCGTCTCCAATATTGATGGAACAGACTTCCGGGAAGCTGTTCAAGATTTGGACCCGTCTGAGACTCTTTTCATAATCTCGTCTAAAACTTTTACCACGCTGGAGACAATGACGAACGCCCATACCGCTCGCTCCTGGTTAGTCGCCGGCCTCGGGGGAGATCAAAAATCTGTCGCCAAACACTTTGTCGCTGTTTCGACCAACGCCAAGGCAGTGACTAAATTTGGTATTGATACCGCGAACATGTTTGGATTCTGGGATTGGGTCGGTGGGCGGTACTCCATGGACTCGGCCATCGGCCTTTCCACAATGCTATCCATTGGTCCGGACGACTTCAGTGAGATGTTGGCCGGCTTCCACGAGATGGATGAGCATTTCCGGCGCACAGCTTTCGAGCGTAACCTTCCGGCGCTCATGGGGCTTCTGGCTATATGGCGTAACAACTTTTGCAACGCCCGCACTGTGGCTGTCTTGCCGTACGAGCAGTATCTCAGTCGTTTCCCGGCTTATCTTCAACAGTTGACAATGGAGAGTAACGGCAAACATGTCACGATCGAAGGAACCAATGTTACCTATCAGACAGGGCCGGTCTACTGGGGTGAGCCGGGGACCAACGGTCAGCACTCTTTTTATCAGTTGATACATCAGGGGACCGAAATGATTCCCTGTGACTTTATTGCGTTTGGCCGATCGATCAATCCCGTCGGTCGTCATCACGACATGCTTCTGGCCAATGTTTTCGCCCAGGCGGAGGCCCTGGCGTTTGGAAAGACACTTGAAGAGGTGAAAGCTGAGGGAACTCCGGATTGGCTCGCTCCACACCGTGTGTTCGAAGGCAACCGCCAGTCCAATACCATCCTCGCAGAGCAACTGACTCCGAAAACGCTCGGCAGACTTGTCGCGTTGTACGAGCACTCAGTATTTACACAAGGTGTTATCTGGAACATCAACTCATTTGACCAGTGGGGAGTGGAACTGGGTAAAGCGCTTGCAGAGAGGATTATTCCCGAACTTGAGTTGTCGGAGGAGCCTGTTCTCATCCATGACGGTTCGACTAACGGCCTTATCCGTCGCTATCGAAAAATGCGGGCCACCACATGA
- a CDS encoding phosphoribosylformylglycinamidine synthase subunit PurS: MPHRIDVCLKQSLPDPAGRRTAARIKSDLGFQVDSVRVAEGFIIDMDLERRELESLVEDVFVDPVIQEATIDEPISLPFDWLVEVGYRPGVTDNVGRTARESVERTLGVKLTSGGGVFSRKLYFFTGQLTRDEIGGIAKDLLANDLIQTSQVFAPSDDRSMINVPIVRSKAEIIVKEIDLNMSDSELLRISQEGVLALNLEEMKTIQSFFNNPEFVSQRKKLGLNEKITDCELEVLAQTWSEHCKHKIFNAAIDYEENGQISKINSLFKSYVQKATEDIRAKLGDNDFCLSVFKDNAGVIRLDDEWNLVVKVETHNSPSALDPYGGALTGIVGVNRDPFGTGLGCRLIFNTDVFCFAPPDFNGVIPPRLLHPRRVFEGVREGVEHGGNKSGIPTVNGAVVFDERYLGKPLVYCGTGGLMPATINGRPAHIKKANTGDRIIMTGGRIGKDGIHGATFSSEELHEGSPATAVQIGDPITQKRMTDFLLMARDRGLYSSITDNGAGGLSSSVGEMANESGGAHIMLDRAPLKYPGLQPWEILLSEAQERMTVAVPPDKLSEFMALAEKLDVEATDLGEFTDDQSFIVYWHDAPIAYFPLDFLHDGVPQMRLKATWEPPKHPEPNFECPLDLNQELLELMSRWNICSKEKLIRQYDHEVQAGSVVKSLIGLNNDGPGDAAVQRPMLDRYLGVAVGCGIAPRYSDIDTYWMMTAVIDEAVRNIVAVGANPDHMAGLDNFCWCDPVKSEKTPDGEYKLAQLVRANKALYELCVEYHIPCISGKDSMKNDYLIGGSKISIPPTVLFTAVGVVPDVRKSVTADFKTSGDLIYVLGTTRDEVGASEYLASRGFIGSKIPKVLNPKSSIESYRALFRAVTQGLVASIHDISDGGLGVALAESSFSGGIGAKVSLAKLGYGGVARDDFALFSETPCRFLISVSTSKSKEFEETLEGFPLSLIGDTSSDLNLTVEGLNGETVLDINIWELKKAWQAPGL; the protein is encoded by the coding sequence ATGCCACACCGAATAGATGTATGTTTAAAACAATCATTACCTGATCCGGCCGGCCGACGAACAGCCGCACGGATAAAGTCGGATCTCGGATTCCAAGTTGATAGTGTTCGGGTCGCTGAAGGTTTCATAATTGATATGGACCTTGAACGACGGGAACTTGAATCTCTTGTCGAGGATGTTTTCGTAGACCCGGTTATCCAGGAAGCCACAATTGATGAACCGATTAGTTTGCCTTTCGACTGGCTTGTTGAGGTAGGATACCGACCTGGCGTAACGGACAACGTTGGTCGCACCGCCAGAGAGTCCGTTGAAAGGACTCTCGGCGTCAAATTGACATCAGGCGGGGGCGTATTTAGCAGAAAATTATACTTCTTCACAGGACAACTGACTCGCGATGAAATTGGTGGAATAGCCAAAGATTTGCTCGCTAACGATCTGATCCAGACTTCTCAGGTTTTTGCGCCATCTGACGATCGTTCGATGATAAACGTCCCAATCGTGAGATCCAAGGCGGAAATTATCGTCAAGGAAATCGACCTCAACATGTCGGATTCAGAGTTATTGCGCATAAGCCAGGAAGGCGTTTTGGCCCTTAATCTGGAAGAGATGAAGACGATCCAGAGTTTTTTCAATAACCCGGAATTTGTCAGCCAGAGGAAAAAACTGGGATTGAACGAGAAAATTACCGACTGTGAGTTGGAGGTTCTAGCCCAAACATGGTCCGAGCATTGTAAGCACAAGATTTTCAATGCGGCCATTGACTATGAAGAAAACGGACAAATATCCAAAATCAACAGCCTGTTCAAATCTTATGTTCAGAAGGCGACCGAAGATATTCGCGCCAAACTCGGAGACAACGACTTCTGCCTGTCAGTATTCAAGGATAATGCAGGCGTAATTAGACTGGATGACGAATGGAATTTGGTCGTCAAAGTCGAGACACATAATTCACCCTCAGCTTTAGACCCATACGGTGGCGCTTTGACGGGCATAGTTGGGGTAAATCGCGATCCATTCGGCACCGGCCTAGGCTGCCGTTTAATTTTCAACACGGATGTCTTTTGCTTTGCGCCGCCTGACTTTAATGGGGTTATCCCACCTCGTCTACTCCACCCCAGACGGGTTTTTGAAGGAGTTCGCGAAGGAGTCGAACACGGTGGAAACAAAAGCGGAATTCCTACCGTGAACGGCGCTGTTGTCTTCGATGAACGCTATCTTGGAAAACCACTGGTTTATTGTGGGACAGGTGGGTTGATGCCTGCAACCATTAACGGCAGGCCAGCGCACATCAAAAAGGCCAACACCGGTGACCGGATTATCATGACGGGCGGAAGGATAGGCAAAGACGGTATCCACGGAGCCACTTTTTCTTCGGAGGAGCTGCATGAAGGCTCGCCCGCAACGGCCGTTCAGATTGGAGACCCGATAACCCAGAAACGCATGACTGATTTCTTACTAATGGCTAGAGATCGGGGGCTTTATAGCTCTATAACCGATAACGGAGCGGGCGGTCTCTCCTCTTCCGTAGGTGAGATGGCGAACGAATCGGGTGGGGCCCACATCATGCTGGACAGAGCGCCTTTAAAATATCCCGGTTTGCAGCCGTGGGAAATCCTGTTGTCAGAAGCTCAGGAGAGAATGACCGTAGCCGTCCCGCCCGACAAGCTGTCGGAATTTATGGCTCTTGCGGAAAAATTGGACGTGGAGGCGACGGATCTCGGAGAATTCACCGATGATCAGTCCTTCATCGTTTACTGGCATGATGCGCCGATAGCCTATTTTCCCCTGGACTTTCTGCATGACGGAGTTCCGCAGATGCGTCTGAAGGCGACATGGGAACCTCCCAAACACCCGGAACCGAATTTTGAATGTCCTCTGGACCTGAATCAGGAATTACTTGAATTAATGAGCCGCTGGAACATTTGCTCCAAAGAGAAGCTGATTCGTCAATACGATCATGAGGTTCAAGCAGGCTCCGTGGTCAAGTCCCTAATCGGCTTGAACAATGATGGTCCTGGGGACGCAGCGGTTCAAAGACCTATGCTGGACAGGTATCTCGGTGTCGCCGTGGGCTGCGGAATCGCCCCAAGATACTCTGATATAGATACATACTGGATGATGACAGCCGTAATAGATGAAGCCGTAAGAAACATAGTCGCTGTTGGCGCTAACCCGGACCACATGGCCGGCCTAGACAATTTCTGTTGGTGTGATCCGGTAAAATCCGAAAAAACCCCTGACGGAGAATATAAACTCGCACAGTTGGTGAGAGCGAACAAAGCGCTTTACGAGCTGTGCGTCGAGTATCATATCCCGTGTATCTCGGGAAAAGACAGCATGAAAAATGACTATCTCATCGGCGGTTCAAAAATATCCATTCCCCCGACCGTTCTTTTTACGGCTGTGGGAGTTGTGCCGGACGTTCGAAAATCCGTTACCGCCGATTTCAAAACATCAGGAGACCTGATATACGTCCTTGGAACAACGCGAGACGAGGTTGGAGCGTCCGAATATTTGGCTTCAAGGGGATTCATAGGATCAAAGATCCCCAAGGTATTGAACCCGAAGTCCTCGATTGAATCCTATAGGGCCCTGTTCAGGGCTGTGACCCAGGGATTGGTCGCTTCGATTCACGACATTTCAGATGGCGGTCTCGGTGTAGCTCTGGCGGAAAGTTCATTTTCTGGAGGAATCGGAGCAAAGGTGAGCCTTGCCAAACTGGGATATGGGGGCGTTGCCCGTGATGACTTCGCATTATTCTCAGAAACCCCTTGCCGTTTCCTCATCAGCGTCTCAACGTCTAAGAGCAAAGAGTTTGAAGAAACCTTAGAGGGTTTTCCCTTGTCACTTATCGGAGATACTTCGTCCGACCTCAACCTGACTGTCGAGGGTTTGAACGGCGAGACAGTTCTTGACATAAACATCTGGGAATTAAAGAAGGCTTGGCAAGCGCCTGGTCTCTAA
- a CDS encoding MFS transporter translates to MSEDKIQNYSPWSPLAYSVFRALWIAATVSNVGTWMQNVAGVWMMTSLSSSPVMVSLMQTASSLPVFLVVLPAGAIADIVDRRRLLLFTQGWMTVAAAGLSIVTFMNATTPWILLSFTFALGMGAAMNMPIWQTVVPRLVPRKELPQAVALNSVAFNIARAIGPALGGAIVAFWGPGPVFFLNALSFLGVIVIIYRWDSSQRENPLPAEHVMGAIRAGTRYILHAPELRSALIRCCIFVTCGSALWALMPLVARHELGMTSRGYGALVGFFGLGALAGAAILPSARKRMTLDNLLILATIIFGIVTVTLGYLRIDFLLYGFMIAGGIAWVTVMASFNVAAQTSAASWVQSRALGFYTLAFQGLMGVSSVMWGTIAEFWGNSLALLLAGFGLATGVAGAFLWPLKGIRELDLRPSLHWSEPLVAFDPDPEDGPVLVMVEYHIDVEKLGEFVDSAYELKRIRHRDGARRWGLFHDITDPGKYVETFIVDSWAEHVRQHARFTIGDRAVEDRVRSFHVGSNPPVVSHLIHVKGR, encoded by the coding sequence ATGTCTGAAGACAAAATCCAAAATTATTCTCCATGGAGCCCACTAGCCTATTCAGTTTTTCGAGCGCTATGGATAGCGGCCACGGTGTCAAATGTTGGGACGTGGATGCAGAACGTGGCCGGTGTGTGGATGATGACGTCCCTATCGAGTTCGCCGGTCATGGTCTCCCTGATGCAAACTGCGAGCAGTCTTCCAGTTTTTTTGGTGGTGCTGCCCGCTGGAGCGATCGCCGACATAGTTGATCGAAGACGACTCCTGCTTTTTACTCAGGGCTGGATGACAGTCGCCGCCGCAGGCTTGAGTATTGTAACGTTTATGAACGCCACAACCCCATGGATACTGCTCTCTTTTACTTTTGCCCTTGGGATGGGGGCGGCCATGAACATGCCGATCTGGCAAACGGTGGTTCCACGCCTGGTTCCCAGAAAAGAACTACCGCAGGCCGTGGCGTTAAACAGTGTGGCTTTCAACATCGCCAGAGCGATCGGTCCGGCCTTGGGAGGGGCTATTGTGGCGTTTTGGGGACCAGGTCCGGTATTTTTTTTGAATGCGTTATCTTTTCTAGGTGTGATTGTTATAATTTATCGTTGGGATTCGTCTCAGAGGGAAAATCCGTTACCAGCGGAACATGTGATGGGGGCAATTCGCGCGGGAACTCGATATATTCTTCATGCCCCAGAATTGCGTTCCGCGTTAATCCGCTGTTGCATATTCGTCACTTGCGGGAGCGCCCTATGGGCGTTGATGCCATTGGTAGCCCGACATGAACTTGGCATGACATCACGCGGCTATGGGGCTCTTGTAGGTTTTTTCGGATTAGGGGCTCTAGCCGGCGCCGCGATTCTACCGAGCGCCAGAAAGAGGATGACGCTCGACAACCTGTTGATTTTGGCGACTATAATTTTTGGGATAGTGACAGTCACGCTCGGATACCTACGAATTGATTTCCTGCTTTACGGCTTCATGATTGCCGGAGGGATAGCCTGGGTAACTGTAATGGCAAGTTTTAACGTGGCGGCCCAAACGTCCGCCGCCTCATGGGTTCAGTCACGGGCGCTAGGATTTTACACACTGGCTTTTCAGGGACTAATGGGTGTGTCCAGTGTTATGTGGGGGACAATAGCGGAATTCTGGGGAAACTCGTTGGCTCTTCTTTTAGCCGGATTTGGTCTGGCGACAGGAGTAGCGGGGGCTTTCCTGTGGCCCCTAAAGGGGATCAGAGAATTGGATCTCAGGCCATCGTTGCACTGGTCCGAGCCGCTTGTGGCTTTTGATCCGGATCCGGAGGATGGGCCAGTGCTGGTAATGGTTGAATACCACATTGACGTGGAAAAATTGGGCGAATTTGTTGACTCAGCATACGAACTTAAACGTATTCGCCATCGTGACGGCGCTAGACGATGGGGCTTGTTCCACGACATTACTGATCCGGGGAAATACGTGGAGACATTCATTGTAGATTCCTGGGCTGAGCATGTTCGTCAGCACGCGCGTTTCACTATTGGAGACCGAGCGGTCGAAGACCGGGTCCGTTCTTTTCATGTTGGGTCCAATCCTCCGGTGGTCTCACATTTGATTCATGTCAAAGGAAGATAA
- a CDS encoding DMT family protein, with protein sequence MPVILRTLTLLMLSNIFMTFAWYAHLRNLNDKKWYIAALASWGIALFEYLLQVPANRIGYTELSLPQLKIMQEVVTLGVFAPFAIFYMGQPLKLDYLWAAFCLLGAVYFIFRS encoded by the coding sequence ATGCCGGTAATTTTGAGGACATTGACACTGCTAATGTTGTCAAATATTTTCATGACCTTTGCTTGGTATGCCCACCTTAGAAATCTGAATGACAAAAAGTGGTACATAGCCGCTTTGGCGAGTTGGGGCATCGCATTGTTCGAGTATCTCCTGCAAGTCCCTGCAAACCGTATAGGCTATACTGAGTTAAGTCTCCCGCAACTGAAAATAATGCAAGAGGTCGTTACATTGGGGGTATTTGCTCCGTTTGCTATATTTTATATGGGCCAACCGCTTAAGCTGGACTATCTGTGGGCGGCCTTCTGTTTGCTTGGCGCCGTTTATTTTATATTCCGTTCGTAA